Proteins encoded together in one Fundidesulfovibrio soli window:
- the nrfD gene encoding NrfD/PsrC family molybdoenzyme membrane anchor subunit, with translation MNARVNKPLLYLSFIGLAALAYSVVDVFIHRTGGTHLGSYVPWGMGVVMYLLFVGFSAGGLLVSALTQMFGVRELKPLGGLATYAALVAEVCAGIAIASDLGRFERMFNFLLSPSLTSPMWWMFLFFSAVLFVSFMKAWAFAKRDDGLVAFWSWVSIPVGLCFYFTNGFFFSVLTGHGLWSGPVVPLLFVCAALLCGGALVTALAWWSMTNREGVIRLGCVVQLLLVAFVVLEGLWLWIGWQGGRVETLAAMRNLSAGPGAWAFWGLHVFAGMALPLFLLPQTEDNPGLAAWACLLILVGFAGARWAFVVPAQSVPMLPGLDTAWQHPRLMLSYLPSLAEWSMAAGVSGLALFGFLMGPRFFPGLYGSGPQTTKAS, from the coding sequence ATGAATGCACGCGTCAACAAGCCTCTTCTGTACCTGAGTTTCATCGGCCTGGCCGCCCTGGCCTACTCCGTGGTGGACGTCTTCATCCACCGCACCGGCGGGACGCACCTGGGCTCGTACGTGCCCTGGGGCATGGGCGTGGTGATGTACCTGCTGTTCGTGGGCTTTTCGGCGGGCGGGCTCCTGGTCTCGGCCCTGACCCAGATGTTCGGCGTGAGGGAGCTCAAGCCCCTGGGCGGCCTGGCCACCTACGCCGCCCTCGTGGCCGAGGTCTGCGCGGGCATCGCCATCGCCTCGGACCTGGGCCGCTTCGAACGCATGTTCAATTTCCTGCTCTCGCCGAGCCTGACATCCCCCATGTGGTGGATGTTCCTCTTCTTCTCGGCGGTGCTCTTCGTCTCATTCATGAAGGCCTGGGCCTTCGCCAAACGCGACGACGGCCTGGTGGCCTTCTGGAGCTGGGTGTCCATCCCCGTGGGGCTGTGCTTCTACTTCACCAACGGCTTCTTCTTCTCGGTGCTCACCGGCCACGGCCTGTGGAGCGGCCCCGTCGTTCCGCTCCTGTTCGTCTGCGCCGCGCTGCTGTGCGGCGGCGCGCTGGTCACCGCCCTGGCCTGGTGGAGCATGACGAACCGGGAGGGAGTCATACGGCTCGGCTGCGTCGTGCAGCTGCTTCTGGTGGCGTTCGTTGTGCTCGAGGGGCTTTGGCTCTGGATCGGCTGGCAGGGCGGGCGCGTCGAGACCCTCGCCGCCATGCGCAACCTCTCCGCCGGGCCCGGGGCCTGGGCCTTCTGGGGCCTGCACGTGTTCGCCGGCATGGCCCTGCCGCTGTTCCTGCTGCCCCAGACCGAGGACAACCCCGGCCTGGCGGCCTGGGCATGCCTCCTGATCCTGGTCGGGTTCGCCGGAGCGCGCTGGGCCTTCGTGGTCCCGGCCCAGAGCGTGCCCATGCTGCCCGGCCTGGATACCGCCTGGCAGCATCCGCGCCTGATGCTTTCGTACCTGCCGAGCCTGGCCGAATGGAGCATGGCCGCTGGAGTGAGCGGACTGGCGCTGTTCGGGTTCCTCATGGGGCCCCGGTTCTTCCCGGGGCTTTACGGCAGCGGCCCGCAAACCACCAAGGCCAGTTGA
- a CDS encoding C-GCAxxG-C-C family protein, whose protein sequence is MDKIQVEQRTYELFQGGFHCAESVLAALLEASGAEAGEFATKAATAFGGGMGRSKEETCGAITGGMLALGVLQGRTGPGQCWDNIAARAAEFREKVRAITGHTRCRDVLEALGPQENMEKCKRLTASSAGILHELLEKPGPCIPAGTCGCRP, encoded by the coding sequence ATGGACAAGATTCAGGTGGAGCAAAGGACATACGAGCTGTTCCAGGGGGGATTCCACTGCGCGGAATCCGTGCTCGCGGCGTTGCTCGAAGCCTCCGGGGCGGAGGCGGGCGAGTTCGCGACGAAGGCCGCCACGGCGTTCGGCGGCGGCATGGGCCGCAGCAAGGAGGAGACGTGCGGCGCCATCACCGGTGGCATGTTGGCGCTGGGCGTGCTGCAGGGGCGCACCGGCCCCGGCCAGTGCTGGGACAACATCGCCGCCCGGGCCGCCGAATTCCGCGAGAAGGTGCGCGCCATCACCGGGCACACCAGATGCCGCGACGTGCTCGAAGCCCTCGGCCCCCAGGAGAACATGGAGAAGTGCAAACGCCTGACGGCCAGCTCGGCGGGCATCCTGCACGAGCTGCTCGAAAAGCCCGGCCCGTGCATCCCGGCGGGCACATGCGGCTGCCGTCCCTAG
- a CDS encoding 4Fe-4S dicluster domain-containing protein has product MSKECNGQKQSNIDRRLFLKGAMAGGLVALAGGIAGPFRIVAWAQGGQGAKAILADLSKCTGCRLCEMFCSSYNAAADGLPATLGNPTYARIKVANFNPDIDVPVVCAMCPKPPCVDACPVTPDPATGRKAIFRDQATGTIKADASRCTTCGSCEAACVTGVISLDMGLKQPVGMCSLCGGDPQCVKRCPAEALSLVPVDVNREFYGQRADAVFKTMAQRWYGGI; this is encoded by the coding sequence ATGAGTAAGGAGTGCAACGGTCAAAAACAGTCGAACATCGACCGGAGGCTGTTCTTGAAGGGCGCGATGGCTGGCGGCCTCGTCGCGCTGGCTGGCGGCATCGCGGGGCCGTTCAGGATCGTGGCCTGGGCCCAGGGCGGGCAGGGCGCGAAGGCGATACTGGCCGACCTCTCCAAGTGCACGGGCTGCCGCTTATGCGAGATGTTCTGCTCCTCGTACAATGCGGCGGCCGACGGCCTGCCCGCGACGCTTGGCAACCCGACGTACGCCAGAATCAAAGTCGCCAACTTCAACCCGGATATCGACGTTCCCGTGGTGTGCGCCATGTGCCCCAAACCGCCTTGCGTGGATGCCTGCCCCGTGACCCCCGATCCGGCCACGGGCAGAAAGGCCATCTTCCGCGACCAGGCCACCGGGACCATCAAGGCCGACGCCTCGCGCTGCACCACCTGCGGAAGCTGCGAAGCCGCCTGCGTGACGGGCGTCATCAGTCTGGACATGGGCCTGAAGCAGCCCGTCGGCATGTGCTCTCTGTGCGGCGGCGACCCCCAGTGCGTCAAACGGTGCCCTGCCGAGGCCCTCTCGCTGGTGCCGGTGGACGTCAACCGGGAGTTCTACGGACAGAGGGCCGATGCCGTGTTCAAGACCATGGCCCAACGCTGGTATGGAGGTATATGA
- a CDS encoding molybdopterin dinucleotide binding domain-containing protein, whose product MDRRDFLKSSALLGCALAAGEGLAQPAGAAAPLQTPYQGYKPEGMIFSACQQCNTQCGIKVKIENGNVVKIDGSPLSPWTLTPQLPYKTSLAEAALMDAPLCPKGYAGIQTLYDPYRIVKVLKRAGKRGENRWKAIPFEQAVSEIVDGGDLFGEGKVDGLKDILVCRDPKVSDALMKDAAEVSNKKMTLEEFKAKHADNLKYLIDPDHPDFGLKNNQFCLNWGRLKGGRSELIRRFTDFSGGSYNYHGHTTVCQGSLYFSCKAMSDQFVEGRFTDGSKFYWQADTGNARFIFFVGANPFEANYGPPLRASKISQLTADGVKIAVADPRCSKTAARAWKWLPVRPEGIGALAQAMIRWIIENKRFDARYLANANQAAAKADKEPTWTQACWLVKLSPEGKPTVFLRGSDLGMEVQKRPTKDGKSEWSFDPFIAVNDKGEPVPFDPNDDKAVAEGQVFFSGELNGIKVKTALQIYADEAASKSFDEWCKLAGVESADVAAIAEEFTSHGKRAVCDLHRGVSQHTAGFSNVVSWMLVNVLIGNHDWMGGLAKATTFNHDGEREGKPFNLTKHPAKMRGWGISIIRHQTSYEKSSLFTGYPAKRVWYPFASDIYQEVIPSAGEMYPYPLKCLMLYMGTPVYSLPAGHALAAILADPKKIPLFITSDITVGETSVFADYVFPDLTYLERWEFVGSHPSMAPKVGAFRQPAAKPMTETCTVYGQQMPISLEAMLLGLAEKLKLAGFGEDAFGKGLHFKHQDDMYLRMVANLAFGDKADGTEKLPPATREDMDIFLKARAHLPPSVFDAKRWEALAGPELWPSVVTILNKGGRFQEYAQAYKDGQLTNKYGKMVGIYFDNLYKAKDSITGKPYLPFAGFVPGPLDVAGNPLPDTREGYDLTLITYKAVTQTKSRTSGNYWLQAPYPENFVEVSAADAARLGLKDGDAVKVLSASNPEGVWDLGPLGKKPVVGKVKVLEGLRPGVVSFSLGHGHWAQGAGAWEIDGKKIVPDARRGTGIHANAAMRLDPVLKNTGLVDKIGASAVFYQSSVKLVKA is encoded by the coding sequence ATGGATCGCAGAGATTTCCTGAAATCCTCCGCGCTGCTCGGTTGCGCCCTGGCCGCGGGCGAGGGGCTGGCCCAGCCGGCCGGAGCGGCCGCGCCCCTCCAGACGCCCTACCAGGGCTACAAACCGGAAGGCATGATCTTTTCGGCCTGCCAGCAGTGCAACACCCAGTGCGGCATCAAGGTGAAGATCGAGAACGGCAACGTGGTCAAGATCGACGGCAGCCCGCTCTCGCCCTGGACCCTGACCCCGCAGCTCCCCTACAAGACCTCGCTTGCCGAGGCCGCGCTCATGGACGCCCCCCTGTGCCCCAAGGGCTACGCGGGCATCCAGACCCTGTACGACCCCTACCGCATCGTGAAGGTGCTCAAGCGGGCCGGAAAGCGCGGCGAGAACAGGTGGAAGGCCATACCCTTCGAGCAGGCCGTCAGTGAAATCGTGGACGGCGGAGACCTCTTCGGCGAGGGCAAAGTGGACGGCCTCAAGGACATCCTGGTCTGCCGCGACCCCAAGGTCTCCGACGCCCTGATGAAGGACGCCGCCGAGGTCTCCAACAAGAAGATGACCCTCGAGGAGTTCAAGGCCAAGCACGCGGACAACCTCAAGTACCTCATCGACCCGGACCACCCCGACTTCGGGCTCAAGAACAACCAGTTCTGCCTGAACTGGGGCCGCCTCAAGGGCGGGCGCAGCGAGCTCATCCGCCGCTTCACGGATTTTTCGGGAGGCTCCTACAACTACCACGGCCACACCACCGTGTGCCAGGGCTCGCTGTACTTCTCCTGCAAGGCCATGTCCGACCAGTTCGTGGAGGGCAGGTTCACCGACGGCTCCAAGTTCTACTGGCAGGCGGACACCGGCAATGCCCGGTTCATCTTCTTCGTGGGCGCGAACCCCTTCGAGGCCAACTACGGCCCGCCGCTGCGCGCCAGCAAGATCAGCCAGCTCACGGCGGACGGCGTGAAGATCGCCGTGGCCGACCCGCGCTGCTCCAAGACCGCCGCCCGGGCCTGGAAGTGGCTGCCTGTGCGGCCCGAGGGCATCGGCGCGCTGGCCCAGGCCATGATCCGCTGGATCATCGAGAACAAGCGCTTCGACGCCAGATACCTGGCCAACGCCAACCAGGCCGCCGCCAAGGCCGACAAGGAGCCCACCTGGACCCAGGCCTGCTGGCTGGTGAAGCTCTCCCCCGAGGGCAAGCCCACGGTGTTCCTGCGCGGCTCGGACCTGGGCATGGAGGTCCAGAAGCGCCCCACCAAGGACGGGAAGTCCGAGTGGAGCTTCGACCCGTTCATCGCGGTCAACGACAAGGGTGAGCCCGTGCCCTTCGACCCCAACGACGACAAGGCCGTCGCCGAGGGGCAGGTGTTCTTCTCCGGCGAGCTGAACGGGATCAAGGTGAAGACCGCGCTCCAGATCTACGCCGACGAGGCCGCCTCCAAGAGCTTCGACGAGTGGTGCAAGCTGGCCGGGGTGGAGTCCGCGGATGTGGCCGCCATCGCGGAGGAGTTCACCTCCCACGGCAAGCGGGCGGTGTGCGACCTGCACCGGGGCGTCTCACAGCATACGGCCGGGTTCTCCAACGTGGTCTCCTGGATGCTGGTGAACGTGCTGATCGGCAACCACGACTGGATGGGCGGCCTGGCCAAGGCCACCACCTTCAACCACGACGGCGAGCGCGAGGGAAAGCCCTTCAACCTCACGAAGCATCCGGCCAAGATGAGGGGCTGGGGCATCTCCATCATCCGCCACCAGACGAGCTACGAAAAGTCTTCGTTGTTCACTGGCTACCCGGCCAAGCGGGTGTGGTACCCCTTCGCCTCGGACATCTACCAGGAGGTCATCCCCAGCGCGGGCGAAATGTACCCGTATCCGCTCAAATGCCTGATGCTCTACATGGGCACGCCCGTGTATTCGCTCCCGGCCGGGCACGCCCTGGCGGCCATCCTGGCGGACCCGAAGAAGATTCCGCTGTTCATCACCTCGGACATCACCGTGGGCGAGACCAGCGTGTTCGCCGACTACGTCTTCCCGGACCTGACTTACCTGGAGCGCTGGGAGTTCGTGGGCTCGCATCCGTCCATGGCCCCCAAGGTGGGCGCGTTCCGCCAGCCCGCGGCCAAACCCATGACCGAGACCTGCACGGTCTACGGCCAGCAGATGCCCATCAGCCTGGAGGCCATGCTGCTCGGCCTGGCCGAGAAGCTCAAACTCGCCGGGTTCGGCGAGGACGCCTTCGGCAAGGGCCTGCACTTCAAGCACCAGGACGACATGTACCTGCGCATGGTCGCCAACCTGGCCTTCGGCGACAAGGCGGACGGGACGGAGAAGCTGCCCCCGGCCACCAGGGAGGACATGGACATCTTCCTCAAGGCCCGCGCGCACCTGCCGCCCTCCGTGTTCGACGCCAAGCGCTGGGAGGCGCTGGCCGGCCCCGAGCTGTGGCCCAGCGTGGTGACCATCCTGAACAAGGGCGGGCGCTTCCAGGAATACGCCCAGGCATATAAGGACGGGCAGCTGACCAACAAATACGGCAAGATGGTGGGCATCTACTTCGATAACCTCTACAAGGCCAAGGACTCCATCACCGGGAAGCCCTACCTGCCCTTCGCGGGGTTCGTGCCCGGCCCCCTGGACGTGGCGGGCAATCCCCTGCCCGACACCAGGGAAGGCTACGACCTGACGCTCATCACCTACAAGGCCGTGACGCAGACGAAATCCCGCACCTCGGGCAACTACTGGCTCCAGGCCCCGTATCCCGAGAACTTCGTGGAGGTTTCGGCGGCCGACGCGGCCAGGCTGGGCCTCAAGGACGGCGACGCGGTCAAGGTGCTCTCCGCCTCCAACCCCGAGGGCGTCTGGGATCTCGGGCCGCTCGGCAAGAAGCCGGTGGTGGGCAAGGTGAAGGTGCTGGAAGGGCTCCGGCCCGGAGTCGTCAGCTTCTCGCTTGGGCATGGCCACTGGGCTCAAGGGGCAGGCGCGTGGGAGATCGACGGCAAGAAGATCGTCCCTGACGCCAGGCGCGGCACGGGCATCCACGCCAACGCGGCCATGCGCCTGGACCCGGTGCTGAAGAACACCGGACTGGTGGACAAGATCGGAGCGAGCGCGGTGTTCTACCAATCGTCGGTGAAACTCGTGAAGGCGTAA
- a CDS encoding ArsR/SmtB family transcription factor: MKSISQLFKALGDETRLRIVHLLFDGELCVCDLTHALGMPQSTVSRHLALLKHANIITGRRCKTWAYYRLSDDALPFARVILAALGKHLADSDQAREDLAALGKYRCSPERNCEQPPKRG, from the coding sequence ATGAAATCCATTTCCCAGTTGTTCAAAGCGTTGGGAGACGAGACGCGCCTGCGCATAGTCCATCTGCTCTTCGATGGTGAATTGTGCGTGTGCGACCTGACCCACGCCCTCGGGATGCCCCAATCCACCGTTTCCCGCCATCTGGCGCTTCTGAAGCATGCAAACATCATCACCGGCCGCAGGTGCAAGACCTGGGCGTACTACCGCCTCTCGGATGATGCGCTGCCCTTCGCCCGCGTCATTCTGGCGGCGCTCGGCAAGCACCTGGCGGATTCGGATCAGGCGCGCGAGGACCTCGCGGCCTTGGGGAAATACCGTTGCAGCCCGGAGAGGAACTGTGAGCAACCACCAAAACGGGGGTGA
- a CDS encoding putative zinc-binding protein gives MSCEKNAAAECASACGNQYETVNIRKPAGVCQLCEDFSQRQSAKPVAVMCCEGSCLRGEIARQASNILCHSLLPERTVRVCLGGAFTKNTGQRALVRNAPLVVAMEGCFLKCATRMMQGVLEGLEPDVIIADSLIDFDRNLFSADEMPEVEIMGHALSIAERMAAKLGGLRPAAAPAESGCACTG, from the coding sequence ATGAGTTGCGAAAAGAACGCTGCTGCCGAGTGCGCGTCCGCCTGCGGGAACCAGTACGAAACCGTGAACATCCGCAAGCCTGCCGGCGTCTGCCAGCTCTGCGAGGATTTCTCTCAGAGGCAGTCCGCCAAGCCCGTGGCCGTCATGTGCTGCGAGGGCTCGTGCCTGCGGGGCGAGATCGCGCGGCAGGCCTCGAACATCCTCTGCCATTCGCTCCTGCCGGAGCGGACCGTGCGCGTCTGCCTGGGCGGGGCGTTCACCAAGAACACGGGCCAGCGCGCCCTGGTGCGCAACGCCCCCCTGGTGGTCGCCATGGAGGGCTGCTTCCTGAAGTGCGCCACGCGGATGATGCAGGGCGTGCTGGAGGGGCTGGAGCCCGACGTGATCATCGCGGATTCGCTCATCGACTTCGACAGGAACCTCTTCAGCGCCGACGAGATGCCCGAGGTCGAGATCATGGGCCATGCCCTCAGCATCGCCGAGCGGATGGCCGCGAAGCTGGGCGGGCTCCGTCCGGCCGCCGCGCCCGCCGAGTCCGGCTGCGCCTGCACGGGCTAG
- a CDS encoding LysR family transcriptional regulator, translated as MELRDLRTFVAVAGLLSFNRAGEALHAAQSTVSARIAAIEADLGVKLFERLGRRVALTEAGERLLDYARKILDLEDEARAWVSGEAEARGALTVRVPESLCAYRMGGVIRPFRERFPNVRLGFTACTLEGLEKDLRQGVTDLAFLMADSVRGGDLVVELLGVERLVLVAAPGHRLAGRGAIGPDDLKGETLVLSTADCSYRKMFESLLSDRGVATAAGVAFSSAAALRGCVMDGVGVSILPELAVRRDVAAGRLAVLDWAEGELETAVLMVRHKDKWLSPPLAAFMDMVRAKLMEGAKAHSMSGARTILENLFAPPESEHEPGPRSGSEGRCC; from the coding sequence ATGGAACTTCGCGATTTGAGGACGTTCGTGGCCGTGGCCGGGCTGCTCAGCTTCAACCGCGCGGGGGAGGCCCTGCACGCCGCGCAGTCCACGGTATCCGCGCGCATCGCGGCCATCGAGGCCGACCTGGGGGTCAAGCTGTTCGAGCGCCTGGGCAGGCGCGTGGCCCTGACCGAGGCGGGCGAACGCCTGCTGGACTACGCCCGCAAGATCCTCGACCTGGAGGACGAGGCCCGGGCCTGGGTCTCCGGCGAGGCCGAGGCCCGGGGCGCGCTCACGGTGCGGGTGCCCGAATCCTTGTGCGCGTACAGGATGGGCGGGGTGATCCGGCCCTTCAGGGAACGTTTCCCCAACGTCCGCCTGGGTTTCACGGCCTGCACCCTGGAGGGCCTGGAGAAGGACCTGCGCCAGGGCGTGACGGACCTGGCCTTTCTCATGGCGGATTCGGTGCGCGGGGGCGACCTTGTGGTTGAGCTGCTGGGGGTCGAACGCCTGGTGCTGGTGGCCGCGCCCGGGCACCGGCTGGCCGGGCGCGGGGCCATCGGCCCGGACGACCTCAAGGGCGAGACCCTGGTGCTCTCCACGGCGGACTGCTCCTACCGGAAGATGTTCGAGAGCCTGCTCTCAGACAGGGGCGTGGCGACGGCCGCCGGGGTGGCCTTCTCCAGCGCGGCGGCTTTGCGCGGGTGCGTGATGGACGGGGTGGGCGTCAGCATCCTGCCGGAGCTGGCGGTGCGCCGCGACGTGGCCGCCGGGCGGCTGGCCGTGCTGGACTGGGCCGAGGGGGAGTTGGAGACGGCCGTGCTCATGGTGCGCCACAAGGACAAATGGCTCTCCCCGCCCCTGGCCGCGTTCATGGACATGGTGCGCGCCAAGCTCATGGAGGGGGCCAAGGCTCACTCCATGAGCGGGGCGCGCACCATTTTGGAGAACCTGTTCGCCCCCCCGGAATCAGAGCATGAGCCGGGGCCAAGGTCTGGGTCGGAGGGGCGCTGCTGCTAG
- a CDS encoding 4Fe-4S dicluster domain-containing protein: MSGSLPTEDPLIRMYRELKRALAKDQSQVKWAMVIDQAKCIGCHACAVACASENRLGPGVIYRPVIEQETGTYPNVGRRFLPRPCMQCENPPCVSVCPVTATWKNAQGVTVIDYNRCIGCRYCLAACPYGARCSDFGGFYTTRTAEEPGLVQGRYAARAYEKQNAPEYGQPWGERGKGSPVGNARKCHFCLHRLEVGQLPSCVTSCVGRATYFGDRTDPAALVSGLIGSARAYTLKPELGTRPAVFYLG; encoded by the coding sequence ATGAGCGGGAGTCTGCCCACTGAAGACCCCTTGATCAGGATGTACCGCGAACTCAAGCGGGCGCTGGCCAAGGATCAAAGTCAGGTGAAATGGGCCATGGTCATCGACCAGGCGAAGTGCATCGGCTGCCATGCCTGCGCCGTGGCCTGCGCCTCAGAGAACCGCCTCGGGCCAGGCGTGATCTACCGCCCCGTGATCGAGCAGGAAACCGGGACCTACCCCAACGTCGGACGCCGCTTCCTGCCGCGCCCCTGCATGCAGTGCGAGAATCCCCCCTGCGTCTCCGTCTGCCCGGTCACGGCCACCTGGAAGAACGCCCAGGGCGTGACCGTCATCGACTACAACCGCTGCATCGGCTGCCGCTACTGCCTCGCCGCATGCCCTTACGGAGCCCGTTGCTCGGACTTCGGGGGCTTCTACACCACCCGGACCGCCGAGGAGCCGGGCCTCGTCCAGGGCCGCTACGCCGCCCGCGCCTATGAGAAACAGAACGCCCCCGAGTACGGCCAGCCGTGGGGCGAGCGCGGCAAGGGCTCGCCCGTGGGCAACGCGCGCAAGTGCCACTTCTGCCTGCACAGGCTGGAGGTGGGACAGCTGCCCTCCTGCGTGACCAGCTGCGTCGGCCGCGCCACCTACTTCGGCGACCGCACCGATCCCGCCGCCCTGGTGAGCGGGCTCATCGGCTCGGCCCGCGCCTACACGCTCAAGCCGGAACTGGGCACCCGCCCGGCCGTATTCTACCTGGGATAG
- a CDS encoding aldehyde ferredoxin oxidoreductase family protein — MTKSLPGYCGALLEVNLTTGKIEKKPLNEADVIAFGGGRGLGAKMLWDRLAPGADALGPDTPLMFLTGAYSGFPVPCASRTCVVTKSPTTSALKSKHANASTLAYSNVGGFFAPELKFAGYDGIVITGKASSPVYLAVNGDKAELRDAQKFWGKGTDELDKLLPKELGDHRFQSLYIGPAGEKQVRYACIMHTASRAAGRSGTGCVMGSKMLKAVCVRGKGAPVASNREAFMAAYEQSMKAMMTNPDFPGRARYGTAAGITANSERGAESVRNYREGTMEGIEAIGGVASEKEYWVRNYSCFGCPIHCKKSGMVKSGPFKGVSHDGPEYESGALLGANLLIKDLPGLLKTIYESDDYGVDFISAGNVIGFLMEAKEKGHIDSTFLDGIDLKWGDVESTRQMLRKITYREGVGDLASRGVKALAKAIGKDSDFYAIHVKGQECAGHNVHVNPPMGMSYATSNRGADHLSGRSIDQQNSRAALDCLGGCFFSAGTAGPGEFMTNAHYASLYSAITGRECSAEDFVRIGERAFNLEKMFNLREGFTRADDWLPERFFTEPLTVGPKKGAVLKRDEFTGVLDQFYKTRGWDQATTKPSDEKLIALGLGFTIGKS, encoded by the coding sequence ATGACCAAGAGCCTGCCCGGCTACTGCGGAGCGCTTCTTGAAGTGAACCTGACAACGGGAAAAATCGAGAAGAAGCCCCTGAACGAAGCGGATGTCATTGCCTTTGGCGGCGGCCGTGGCCTCGGGGCGAAGATGCTCTGGGACCGGCTTGCCCCTGGCGCCGATGCATTGGGCCCGGACACCCCGCTGATGTTTCTCACGGGGGCCTACTCGGGGTTCCCCGTGCCGTGCGCGTCCCGCACATGCGTGGTGACCAAATCGCCGACCACTTCGGCGCTCAAGTCGAAACATGCCAACGCTTCAACGCTCGCCTACTCCAATGTCGGCGGGTTCTTCGCGCCGGAGCTCAAGTTCGCCGGCTACGACGGGATCGTCATCACCGGCAAGGCGTCGAGCCCGGTGTATCTGGCCGTCAACGGCGACAAAGCCGAATTGCGCGATGCCCAAAAGTTCTGGGGCAAGGGCACTGACGAGCTGGACAAGCTGCTGCCCAAGGAACTCGGCGACCACCGCTTCCAGTCGCTCTACATCGGCCCCGCCGGAGAGAAGCAGGTGCGCTACGCCTGCATCATGCATACGGCCTCCCGCGCGGCCGGAAGGTCCGGCACGGGCTGCGTCATGGGCTCCAAGATGCTCAAGGCCGTCTGCGTCCGGGGCAAGGGAGCCCCGGTGGCCTCGAACCGCGAAGCCTTCATGGCCGCCTACGAGCAAAGCATGAAGGCCATGATGACCAACCCCGATTTTCCGGGCCGGGCGCGCTACGGAACCGCCGCCGGGATCACCGCCAACAGCGAGCGCGGCGCCGAGTCCGTGCGCAATTACCGTGAAGGCACCATGGAGGGCATCGAAGCCATCGGCGGGGTTGCCTCGGAAAAAGAGTACTGGGTGCGCAACTACTCCTGCTTCGGCTGCCCCATCCATTGCAAGAAATCCGGCATGGTCAAGAGCGGCCCCTTCAAGGGCGTCTCGCACGACGGGCCTGAGTACGAGTCCGGCGCCCTGCTCGGCGCCAACCTCCTCATCAAGGATCTGCCCGGGCTGTTGAAAACCATCTACGAGTCCGACGACTACGGGGTGGACTTCATCTCGGCCGGCAACGTCATCGGCTTCCTCATGGAAGCAAAAGAAAAAGGCCACATCGACAGCACGTTCCTGGACGGCATCGACCTCAAATGGGGCGATGTGGAGTCGACGCGCCAGATGCTGAGGAAAATCACCTACCGCGAAGGTGTGGGCGACCTGGCCTCGCGAGGGGTCAAGGCGCTGGCCAAAGCCATCGGCAAGGACAGCGACTTCTACGCCATCCATGTGAAAGGGCAGGAGTGCGCGGGGCATAACGTGCATGTGAACCCGCCGATGGGCATGTCCTACGCCACGTCCAACCGGGGGGCGGACCACCTGTCGGGGCGCAGCATCGACCAGCAAAACTCCAGGGCGGCGCTCGACTGCCTGGGCGGATGCTTCTTCTCGGCCGGTACCGCGGGCCCGGGGGAATTCATGACCAACGCGCATTACGCGAGCCTCTATTCGGCCATCACCGGCCGTGAGTGCTCGGCCGAGGACTTCGTAAGGATTGGGGAACGCGCCTTCAACCTCGAAAAGATGTTCAACCTGCGCGAGGGATTCACCCGCGCAGACGACTGGCTGCCGGAGCGGTTCTTCACCGAACCCCTGACGGTTGGGCCCAAGAAGGGCGCGGTCCTGAAGAGGGACGAGTTCACCGGCGTCCTGGACCAGTTCTACAAGACCCGAGGCTGGGACCAGGCCACGACAAAGCCAAGCGATGAGAAATTGATCGCCCTTGGCCTTGGATTCACCATAGGTAAGAGCTGA